A window from Ureaplasma parvum serovar 3 str. ATCC 27815 encodes these proteins:
- the deoC gene encoding deoxyribose-phosphate aldolase: MNKYNIYVDHTLLKADASLEEIHKLCEEAEENEFYSVCINPCFVKVAKHYLLETSVKICTVIGFPLGANTIETKVFETKNAIDLGADEIDMVININQLINGNREYCLNEINQIKEVCGDKILKVIVETAFLNREQKEFAAKIILESNADFIKTSTGFAKEGAKLEDIILWKRILGDVKQIKASGGIKNFEDFKSFIEAGATRIGTSSAIKILNNH; the protein is encoded by the coding sequence ATGAATAAGTATAATATTTATGTAGATCACACATTATTAAAAGCTGACGCAAGTTTAGAAGAGATTCATAAGTTGTGTGAAGAAGCAGAAGAAAATGAATTTTATTCAGTTTGTATTAATCCTTGTTTTGTTAAAGTTGCAAAACACTATTTATTAGAAACGTCTGTTAAAATTTGCACAGTTATTGGTTTTCCACTAGGCGCTAACACAATTGAAACTAAAGTTTTTGAAACAAAAAACGCTATAGATTTAGGTGCTGATGAAATTGATATGGTTATTAATATTAATCAATTAATCAATGGTAATAGAGAATATTGCTTAAATGAAATTAATCAAATTAAAGAAGTTTGTGGGGATAAAATTTTAAAAGTGATCGTTGAAACAGCATTTTTGAACAGGGAGCAAAAAGAATTTGCAGCTAAAATTATTCTAGAATCAAATGCTGATTTCATTAAAACATCAACTGGTTTTGCAAAAGAAGGTGCAAAACTTGAAGATATTATTCTATGAAAGCGAATTTTAGGTGATGTAAAACAAATTAAAGCATCAGGTGGAATTAAAAATTTTGAGGATTTTAAATCTTTTATTGAAGCTGGAGCTACAAGGATCGGAACGTCATCAGCAATTAAAATATTAAATAATCACTAA
- a CDS encoding MATE family efflux transporter, with protein sequence MSYQIGFKQKKLSFLNFKKIFGDKQFIKKALKLFFPAIIQNIIITAIAYVDNFFLATYTPQSQGLDAKTATILATQLLYLPTIFTVAVCYACSVYSSQYLGNKNYHKFKETTNYMILGSVILNIPFLIIYLTFPHWSITIYAGSINNFSKDMSMVTSNELTNFKKVNEWASMYLQYAMIGQVFYAFSYPFAIAHRQDARPAIPLLGSIAALCLNCILDPVLMILVAKTPKQAILLAAFSTIASRGFDLLIVLLCVCIFKKRATYVINYWNLTWRLLKNIFKRGWFIAINEIIFSISVILLTLFLYKYHPDIRSSISTALLIAQFTKLIWPGMNTIVAVLVLSYLGKNEINTAKQNSRYTVAWSLIIASILAIILFILSLFINPLLNPPLSNSLLDIKDAKKVAKLATQLEWVLVVEIIILGPYAAMNNCIRGAGVIYGAINDTMVMIIWVMMFALISTFAYNPKIPHLLTFALLESNWLLKMILVSILFTKVNWAKNLIGSNQFEIRKNSFKFRFNYNKK encoded by the coding sequence TTGTCTTATCAAATTGGTTTTAAACAAAAAAAATTGTCTTTTTTGAATTTTAAAAAAATATTTGGCGATAAACAATTTATCAAGAAAGCATTAAAATTATTTTTTCCAGCGATTATCCAAAATATTATCATTACAGCAATTGCTTATGTTGATAATTTTTTTCTAGCAACATATACCCCTCAATCACAAGGATTAGATGCTAAAACAGCAACAATTCTTGCAACTCAATTATTATATTTACCAACAATTTTTACCGTTGCTGTTTGTTATGCATGCAGTGTTTATAGCTCACAATATTTAGGAAATAAAAATTATCATAAATTTAAAGAAACAACAAATTACATGATTTTAGGATCTGTTATATTAAATATCCCTTTTTTAATTATTTATTTAACTTTTCCACATTGATCTATAACAATATATGCAGGATCAATTAATAATTTTAGTAAAGATATGTCAATGGTCACATCTAATGAGTTAACTAATTTTAAAAAAGTTAATGAATGAGCATCTATGTATTTACAATACGCAATGATTGGACAAGTTTTTTATGCTTTTTCATATCCTTTTGCAATTGCACACCGTCAAGATGCACGTCCAGCAATTCCTTTATTAGGAAGTATTGCCGCACTTTGTCTAAATTGTATTTTAGATCCAGTATTAATGATTTTAGTTGCCAAAACTCCTAAACAAGCGATATTACTTGCAGCATTCTCAACAATCGCTTCTCGTGGTTTTGATTTATTAATTGTTTTGCTTTGTGTTTGTATCTTTAAAAAAAGGGCAACATATGTTATTAATTATTGAAATTTAACATGAAGATTATTAAAAAATATTTTTAAACGCGGGTGGTTCATTGCTATTAATGAAATTATATTTTCAATTTCAGTAATCTTATTAACACTATTTTTATATAAATATCATCCTGACATTCGCTCTTCTATCTCAACAGCTTTATTAATAGCTCAATTTACCAAACTAATTTGACCAGGAATGAACACTATTGTTGCAGTTCTTGTTCTTTCTTATTTAGGAAAAAACGAAATTAATACTGCTAAACAAAATTCACGATATACAGTCGCTTGATCACTTATTATAGCTAGTATTTTAGCAATTATATTATTTATATTATCTTTATTTATTAATCCTTTATTAAACCCTCCATTATCAAATTCGTTATTAGATATTAAAGATGCTAAGAAAGTGGCAAAATTAGCTACTCAATTAGAATGAGTTTTAGTTGTTGAAATTATTATTTTAGGGCCATATGCTGCTATGAATAATTGCATTCGTGGAGCAGGAGTTATTTATGGAGCAATTAATGATACTATGGTGATGATTATATGAGTAATGATGTTTGCTTTAATTAGTACATTTGCTTATAATCCTAAAATCCCACATCTACTAACATTTGCTTTGCTTGAATCAAATTGATTATTAAAGATGATTCTTGTAAGCATATTGTTTACAAAGGTAAATTGAGCTAAAAACTTAATAGGTAGTAATCAATTTGAAATAAGAAAAAACAGTTTTAAATTTAGATTTAATTACAATAAAAAATAA
- a CDS encoding MATE family efflux transporter codes for MRFDFFKKSQKIKPNWFINQFGDKIFMKTAAKLFFPAILEVIILSSVNYFDSLFIALFTPENMGTAAKTATVLATQLMFLPTIFFYSIVAAAGILAAQYYGKKDYLKFKETINFMLLFSFIVVMIFIVIYMAAPLQMIQLYSGNNLDVSASEEAKRIYDLTNHWAASYLRWQSLTLIPYMFSFSLATAYRQHNNAIMPLISSSIAVTVNVILDPILIKYCAVTPFEAILFVAIATIVARSIDALIMLILTLFRKQYPYYFLNYLKLSKKVVKLIFIHGWQVLLNEILFSVGTTIILMFYTRYSQDHRDAISTVALIIQFTNLIWPGAASTVAVLVLANLGANKHDLAKENTRKLINWGMIVGISLGIILLVLSSFVNKLLNPPLDYTEQGLKHAAYTATIAMYLEWIVIMVVLTQGPYSVIYFCIRGGGSRWLLTIDCLSTFIWLIIMGCITHINVPEDYNDRLHVVLLFFIMESQNISKLIMAIIIFKKTKWAQNLVDEEKEITNEINDDKKEKNKQIIKLENKLMDTDIEAR; via the coding sequence ATGCGCTTCGATTTTTTTAAAAAATCACAGAAAATAAAACCAAATTGGTTTATAAATCAATTTGGTGATAAAATTTTCATGAAAACAGCTGCTAAATTATTTTTCCCAGCAATTCTTGAAGTTATCATTTTATCGTCTGTTAATTATTTTGATAGTCTTTTCATTGCTTTATTTACACCTGAGAATATGGGGACAGCAGCCAAAACTGCAACCGTGTTAGCGACACAACTAATGTTTTTGCCAACTATTTTTTTCTATTCTATTGTAGCAGCAGCGGGGATTTTAGCCGCTCAATATTATGGTAAAAAAGACTATTTAAAATTTAAAGAAACAATTAACTTTATGTTGTTGTTTAGTTTTATTGTTGTAATGATATTTATTGTTATTTATATGGCAGCACCATTACAAATGATTCAATTATATTCAGGAAATAATTTAGATGTTTCAGCTTCAGAAGAAGCAAAACGAATTTATGATTTAACAAATCATTGAGCAGCTAGTTATTTACGTTGACAATCATTAACTTTAATTCCTTACATGTTTTCATTTTCATTAGCCACTGCTTATCGTCAACATAATAATGCAATCATGCCTTTAATTTCAAGTTCAATTGCAGTAACTGTTAATGTTATTTTAGATCCAATTTTGATTAAATATTGTGCCGTAACACCATTTGAGGCAATTTTATTTGTGGCTATTGCTACAATTGTTGCAAGATCTATTGATGCTTTAATAATGTTAATACTAACATTGTTTCGTAAACAATACCCTTATTATTTTTTAAATTATTTGAAATTAAGCAAAAAGGTCGTTAAATTAATTTTTATTCATGGTTGACAAGTTTTACTAAATGAAATTTTATTTTCAGTTGGAACAACAATTATATTAATGTTTTATACAAGATATAGTCAAGATCATCGTGATGCTATTTCAACTGTTGCTTTAATTATTCAATTTACTAACTTAATTTGGCCAGGTGCCGCATCAACAGTTGCTGTTTTAGTGTTAGCTAATTTAGGTGCTAACAAGCATGATTTAGCTAAGGAAAACACGCGCAAATTAATTAATTGGGGTATGATAGTTGGAATTAGTTTGGGAATTATTTTGTTAGTTTTATCATCGTTTGTAAATAAATTATTAAATCCACCGTTGGATTATACAGAACAAGGTTTAAAACATGCAGCATACACTGCGACAATTGCTATGTATTTAGAATGAATTGTAATTATGGTAGTATTGACACAAGGACCATATTCAGTTATTTACTTCTGCATTCGTGGTGGTGGTAGTCGTTGATTATTAACAATCGACTGTTTATCAACTTTTATTTGATTGATTATTATGGGATGTATAACACATATAAATGTTCCAGAAGATTATAATGATCGTTTACATGTTGTATTATTATTTTTTATCATGGAATCCCAAAATATTTCTAAATTAATTATGGCTATTATTATCTTTAAAAAGACAAAATGAGCTCAAAATTTAGTTGATGAAGAAAAAGAAATTACAAACGAAATTAATGATGATAAAAAAGAGAAAAATAAGCAAATAATAAAATTAGAAAACAAATTAATGGACACTGATATTGAGGCACGATAA